A single region of the Anaerolineales bacterium genome encodes:
- the gatB gene encoding Asp-tRNA(Asn)/Glu-tRNA(Gln) amidotransferase subunit GatB, which produces MNTPAATHYEGVIGLEIHAELETDSKMFCGCAVVDSTTAAPNTHICPICMGMPGVLPVINRRAVEFAIRVGLALHCEIATLNVFARKSYFYPDLPKGYQVSQYELPLCTNGWLEIDLPDGGTKRIGIRRAHLEEDTGKSIHVGSSSLIDFNRSGVPLLEIVTEPDIRNGAEAEAFGRKLRAILVYLGVNSGDMSKGVLRMEPNISVRPLGSSELRTRTEVKNLNSIRSVQRASDYEIERQSKLWEGKGTVVQATMGWDEVKGQTILQRTKESAHDYRYFPEPDLPPLNISREWVETIRQTLPELPDAKRDRLMSAGVSAYEASILVAERPVADYFEATLKAGAEGKKAANWIINELFARMNKIALPTERVAETKVTPESIAALIALVDGGTINNNAAKKVLDALFAEGGEPATWVARLGLEQTQDTGAIDAAITKILDAHPEEVARFKAGEEKVLKFLLGQVMREGRGKFPAELTGTRLEAALKARA; this is translated from the coding sequence ATAAACACACCTGCCGCCACGCACTATGAAGGCGTGATCGGTTTGGAAATTCACGCCGAACTGGAAACCGATTCCAAGATGTTCTGCGGCTGTGCCGTTGTGGATAGCACCACCGCCGCCCCAAACACCCACATTTGCCCCATCTGTATGGGAATGCCCGGCGTCCTACCCGTGATCAATCGCCGTGCGGTGGAGTTTGCCATTCGTGTGGGGTTGGCGCTCCACTGTGAGATTGCCACGCTGAACGTCTTTGCCCGCAAGAGCTACTTTTACCCCGATTTGCCGAAGGGCTATCAGGTCAGCCAATACGAACTCCCCCTTTGCACGAACGGTTGGTTGGAGATTGACCTCCCCGACGGGGGGACAAAGCGCATCGGCATTCGCCGCGCCCACCTTGAGGAAGACACCGGAAAATCCATCCATGTCGGCAGCAGCAGTCTGATCGATTTCAACCGATCCGGTGTGCCGCTTTTGGAGATCGTCACCGAGCCGGATATTCGCAATGGAGCAGAGGCAGAGGCGTTCGGGCGCAAGCTGCGGGCGATCTTGGTCTATTTAGGGGTGAACAGCGGCGATATGTCGAAGGGCGTCTTGAGGATGGAGCCAAACATCTCTGTGCGCCCACTTGGGAGCAGCGAACTGCGCACCCGAACCGAAGTAAAAAACCTGAACAGTATCCGTTCTGTGCAGCGTGCCTCGGATTACGAGATTGAGCGCCAAAGCAAGCTGTGGGAGGGGAAGGGAACGGTTGTTCAGGCGACGATGGGCTGGGACGAGGTGAAAGGACAGACGATCCTTCAGCGGACGAAAGAGAGCGCCCACGATTACCGCTATTTCCCCGAACCGGATTTGCCCCCATTGAATATCAGCCGCGAGTGGGTGGAGACGATTCGCCAGACGCTCCCTGAGCTCCCCGACGCAAAACGGGATCGCCTGATGAGCGCGGGGGTGAGCGCCTACGAAGCGTCGATCTTGGTGGCGGAACGCCCTGTTGCCGATTACTTTGAAGCCACCCTAAAGGCGGGTGCAGAAGGGAAGAAAGCGGCGAACTGGATCATCAATGAGTTGTTCGCCCGCATGAACAAGATCGCCCTACCCACCGAGCGCGTCGCTGAGACAAAGGTGACGCCGGAAAGCATCGCCGCGCTGATTGCCCTTGTGGACGGAGGGACAATCAACAACAACGCGGCGAAGAAAGTCCTTGATGCGCTCTTTGCCGAAGGGGGCGAGCCAGCGACATGGGTGGCAAGGCTAGGACTGGAACAGACACAAGACACAGGGGCGATTGACGCCGCGATCACCAAAATCTTGGACGCTCACCCAGAGGAAGTGGCACGCTTTAAGGCGGGGGAGGAAAAAGTTTTGAAGTTCCTGCTAGGGCAGGTCATGCGGGAGGGGCGCGGAAAGTTCCCCGCCGAACTGACGGGTACACGCTTAGAGGCGGCGCTCAAGGCGCGGGCATAG